In one Alphaproteobacteria bacterium SS10 genomic region, the following are encoded:
- the mnmC gene encoding bifunctional tRNA (5-methylaminomethyl-2-thiouridine)(34)-methyltransferase MnmD/FAD-dependent 5-carboxymethylaminomethyl-2-thiouridine(34) oxidoreductase MnmC — protein MTTNPPKAEHDDGPLATWRDDGTLISGRFNDVYFSVEGGLAETQHVFLQGCDLPQRWQDRRVFTIGETGFGTGLNFLTTWQAFREAPGSCKRLHFISVEGYPLAVDDLAKALKPWPELAGLADALLAQYGPAEPGLYRYSFDDDRVLLTLVVGEAAEAFGKLEAKVDAWFLDGFSPARNPEMWRDEVMDQVARLSAPDAVAASFTVARAVRDRLEARGFTVEKAAGFGRKRDCLKAFRSGQRPSLRHPNGKVTVIGAGIAGACLAQVLAQRGLTVSVYDPHPDGAQSASYNPVGIVMPRLHLGEDPVAEFNRAAWRYATDWYGRLNSTGDWLDRCGVLQLARSAEEAERQQRLAAASNVVGRYGVWVDAAAAAEKVGEPVAFGGLWLPEAGWVSPAALCPHLLGHPSITVHQQAIGSLIQSGDGWQLLDNSGEVVGEAQTVVVANGLNSRVFDQLSWQPLRPKRGQLSLVEQTDPTQGPDCVVTFGSYLGPVINGRRALGATYDKWDDERPIAWPVPLGESDDKNLSALGEALPVLAAQVSLGGKARASLRATTPDHLPLAGAAPNAASLSDDLPGLFMLTGLGSTGLVTAPLCAAHIASALLGEPSPLTMATSAAVEPRRFLTRAAKRGTLDNLVSGGE, from the coding sequence ATGACAACCAACCCACCAAAAGCCGAGCATGATGATGGCCCGCTGGCGACTTGGCGTGACGATGGCACGCTGATCTCTGGCCGGTTTAATGATGTCTATTTCTCGGTTGAGGGCGGGCTCGCCGAAACCCAGCATGTGTTTTTGCAAGGCTGCGACCTGCCGCAGCGTTGGCAAGACCGTCGCGTCTTTACGATTGGTGAGACAGGCTTTGGCACCGGCCTCAACTTTCTGACGACCTGGCAGGCGTTCCGGGAAGCACCAGGCAGTTGTAAGCGACTTCATTTCATCTCGGTTGAAGGGTATCCGCTGGCCGTTGATGACTTGGCCAAGGCACTTAAGCCATGGCCGGAGCTGGCCGGGTTAGCCGATGCCTTGCTGGCGCAATACGGGCCAGCCGAACCAGGCCTCTATCGCTATAGCTTTGATGATGATCGTGTCCTGCTGACCCTTGTGGTTGGTGAGGCGGCAGAGGCTTTTGGTAAGCTTGAGGCTAAGGTCGACGCCTGGTTTCTCGATGGGTTTTCGCCCGCTCGCAATCCAGAAATGTGGCGCGATGAGGTGATGGACCAAGTTGCGCGGTTGAGTGCGCCCGATGCGGTTGCCGCAAGTTTCACCGTCGCCCGTGCGGTACGTGATCGCCTCGAGGCCAGAGGCTTCACGGTCGAGAAGGCAGCTGGCTTTGGCCGGAAGCGAGATTGTTTGAAGGCGTTCCGGTCAGGCCAACGGCCATCGCTGCGCCACCCTAATGGTAAGGTCACGGTCATCGGTGCCGGTATTGCGGGCGCCTGTCTGGCCCAGGTGCTTGCCCAACGTGGTCTGACCGTTTCAGTCTATGACCCGCACCCGGACGGTGCGCAATCGGCATCCTATAATCCCGTTGGCATTGTTATGCCGCGCCTGCATCTGGGTGAGGATCCGGTAGCTGAGTTCAACCGGGCAGCCTGGCGCTATGCCACGGACTGGTATGGCCGACTGAATAGCACTGGTGACTGGCTCGACCGCTGCGGTGTTCTGCAATTGGCGCGTAGTGCAGAAGAAGCGGAGCGCCAACAGCGCCTCGCCGCCGCAAGCAATGTCGTTGGTCGATATGGTGTCTGGGTCGACGCCGCCGCCGCGGCTGAGAAGGTTGGCGAGCCGGTCGCTTTCGGCGGGCTTTGGTTACCTGAGGCGGGGTGGGTTTCCCCAGCCGCATTATGCCCGCATCTCTTGGGTCATCCCTCGATCACGGTTCATCAGCAGGCGATTGGCTCGCTCATCCAATCAGGCGATGGTTGGCAGCTTCTGGATAATAGCGGCGAGGTTGTTGGCGAGGCGCAGACGGTTGTCGTCGCCAATGGCCTAAACAGCCGGGTGTTTGATCAACTGTCCTGGCAGCCGCTAAGGCCGAAGCGGGGTCAGCTTAGTTTGGTTGAACAGACCGACCCAACACAGGGGCCTGATTGTGTCGTTACTTTCGGAAGCTATTTGGGGCCGGTGATCAATGGCCGTCGTGCCTTGGGCGCCACCTATGACAAATGGGATGACGAACGTCCGATTGCTTGGCCAGTGCCGCTGGGTGAAAGTGACGATAAGAACTTGAGTGCCTTGGGTGAAGCATTGCCGGTCTTGGCGGCCCAGGTGTCCTTAGGTGGCAAGGCACGCGCATCGCTTCGGGCAACAACGCCTGACCACCTGCCATTAGCCGGGGCGGCGCCCAATGCCGCGTCGCTGTCGGACGATCTGCCGGGCCTGTTCATGCTCACTGGGTTGGGCTCTACCGGTTTGGTTACAGCCCCGCTTTGCGCAGCCCATATCGCGTCGGCCCTGTTGGGTGAACCGTCGCCGCTTACCATGGCAACGAGCGCTGCGGTTGAACCTCGGCGTTTTCTAACTCGCGCTGCCAAGCGTGGCACCCTCGACAACCTTGTCAGTGGTGGTGAGTGA
- a CDS encoding CDP-alcohol phosphatidyltransferase family protein, whose translation MPSLYDIKPAFQRFLQPVLDACIAWRISANALTALALGLSIAGGAMLWVSGGAAWALLCYLPLLFLRMALNALDGLVARQTGTSSRAGMIFNEVADITSDVAMYVPFLAVIGVDYVALLAAVLTGVVVELSGIWRLKGDGYRAYHGPLGKSDRAFAFGLLAVLLLVSLPMLLVTVYLVTLTAMHLLTIRNRLVRPVGPPPGN comes from the coding sequence ATGCCAAGCCTTTACGATATCAAGCCAGCTTTTCAGCGCTTCTTGCAGCCAGTGCTTGATGCCTGCATTGCCTGGCGGATCAGTGCAAATGCGCTAACGGCGCTGGCGCTTGGCCTGTCTATCGCTGGTGGCGCCATGCTCTGGGTTAGCGGTGGTGCCGCTTGGGCCCTGCTTTGTTACCTGCCGCTTTTATTCCTTCGCATGGCGTTGAACGCTCTGGATGGGCTGGTGGCCCGTCAAACCGGGACCAGTAGCCGTGCCGGGATGATCTTTAATGAGGTGGCGGACATCACCAGCGATGTCGCCATGTATGTGCCATTTCTCGCCGTGATCGGCGTTGACTACGTGGCTCTGCTGGCGGCGGTGTTAACCGGTGTTGTGGTTGAGCTGTCGGGCATCTGGCGCCTCAAGGGTGATGGCTATCGTGCCTATCATGGGCCGCTTGGTAAGAGTGACCGGGCCTTTGCCTTTGGTCTGCTGGCGGTGCTGCTGTTGGTTAGCCTACCGATGCTGCTTGTCACGGTTTATCTGGTGACGCTGACCGCGATGCATCTTCTCACCATTCGAAACCGTCTTGTTCGGCCAGTTGGGCCGCCGCCAGGTAATTGA
- a CDS encoding F0F1 ATP synthase subunit delta has product MASQSRGFSEIAERYSAALFELADEAKQVDAVEADLRGLKSLLGESDDLRRLTHSPVISREQQSKAVAAILEAGKANPITTKFLGVIAANRRLFALNPIIDRFLADLAERRGELTADVTSAVKLSDEQLSALTDTLKKTFGAKVSINPTVDPAILGGLIVKVGSKLVDDSIRSKLQRLQLAMKGVG; this is encoded by the coding sequence ATGGCCAGCCAAAGCCGGGGTTTTTCCGAAATCGCTGAGCGGTATTCAGCCGCGTTGTTCGAGCTAGCCGATGAGGCCAAGCAGGTTGATGCCGTTGAGGCTGATCTGCGTGGTTTGAAATCGCTGCTGGGCGAAAGTGACGACCTCCGTCGCTTGACCCACAGCCCGGTTATCAGCCGAGAGCAACAGTCCAAGGCTGTCGCTGCTATTTTGGAGGCCGGTAAGGCCAACCCAATCACCACGAAATTCTTAGGGGTTATCGCCGCCAATCGTCGGCTGTTTGCCCTGAACCCAATCATCGACCGCTTCCTCGCCGACCTGGCTGAGCGCCGCGGCGAGCTGACCGCCGATGTTACCTCGGCGGTTAAGCTGTCTGATGAGCAATTGAGCGCGTTGACCGACACTCTGAAGAAGACGTTCGGCGCGAAGGTCTCAATCAACCCAACCGTGGATCCAGCGATCCTGGGCGGGCTGATTGTCAAAGTAGGTTCAAAGCTGGTGGATGACAGCATCCGCAGCAAGCTGCAAAGGCTGCAACTGGCCATGAAAGGGGTTGGCTGA
- a CDS encoding F0F1 ATP synthase subunit gamma: MPSLKDLRNRIDSVKSTRKITSAMKMVAASKLRRAQEQAEAGKPYADRMATILGSLSGRVSFDGATPKLLAGSGAEDTYLLVVITADRGLCGGFNTQAVRLARKRVAELQADGKTVKMLLLGRKARQQLRRTANVEQLEPPKDLTTSNIAFEEAKDVTDIVLSQFEAGNFDVAELIYNEFKSVISQEPSVKQIAPVALDDETDAENDNDAPAAKSDDAGGVEKQYEFEPDEEAILTELLPRNLAVQVYTALLSSAAGEQAARMTAMDNATRNAGDMIDRLTLDYNRSRQAQITKELIEIISGAEAV, encoded by the coding sequence ATGCCGAGCCTTAAGGACCTACGGAACCGGATCGACAGCGTGAAATCCACGCGGAAGATCACCTCGGCCATGAAAATGGTCGCGGCGTCCAAGCTACGCCGTGCCCAAGAGCAGGCCGAGGCAGGTAAGCCCTATGCTGACCGGATGGCGACCATTCTGGGCTCGCTCTCGGGTCGTGTGTCATTCGATGGCGCCACGCCTAAGCTGCTGGCTGGCTCCGGCGCGGAAGATACCTACCTGCTGGTGGTGATCACCGCTGACCGTGGCCTCTGCGGTGGTTTTAACACCCAGGCTGTTCGCCTTGCCCGTAAGCGGGTGGCCGAGCTTCAGGCTGATGGTAAGACCGTGAAAATGCTGCTGCTGGGCCGCAAGGCACGCCAACAGCTGCGCCGCACCGCGAATGTTGAGCAGTTGGAGCCGCCGAAGGATCTGACCACCTCAAACATCGCGTTTGAAGAGGCGAAAGACGTTACCGACATCGTCCTGTCTCAGTTTGAAGCGGGCAATTTCGATGTCGCTGAGCTGATCTATAACGAGTTCAAATCCGTTATCAGCCAAGAGCCATCGGTTAAGCAGATTGCGCCTGTCGCACTCGATGACGAAACCGATGCCGAGAACGATAATGATGCACCGGCTGCCAAGTCTGACGACGCTGGCGGTGTTGAAAAGCAGTATGAGTTCGAGCCGGATGAAGAAGCCATCCTGACCGAGCTGCTGCCACGGAATTTGGCTGTGCAGGTTTACACAGCACTGTTGTCCAGCGCTGCCGGTGAGCAGGCAGCACGGATGACCGCCATGGATAACGCTACCCGGAACGCTGGCGATATGATCGACCGGCTGACCCTCGACTACAACCGCAGCCGTCAGGCTCAGATCACCAAAGAGCTGATTGAGATCATCTCCGGTGCTGAAGCTGTCTAA
- the kdsB gene encoding 3-deoxy-manno-octulosonate cytidylyltransferase — translation MASAHQQTAIIIPARYGSSRFPGKPMAKIAGTAMLERVWRIAKAVERVDAVYVATDDDRIAKLVTDFGGEAVMTPTTCRNGTERSLATLAEIDVQPDIVLNLQGDAVLTPPWILQALVDAMQDDVGLTMATPAVRMTAKQVADLVAAKADGQVSGTTVTFDSKYRALYFSKRVIPYVRGRSDAPPIYRHIGLYAYRRDVLETLCGLEPGPLEQAEQLEQLRALENGIGIQVVEVDYRGRTHWSVDAPEDVVKVEELIAEEGELVDLT, via the coding sequence ATGGCCAGCGCCCATCAACAAACCGCGATCATCATACCTGCCCGCTATGGCTCATCCCGTTTTCCGGGCAAGCCAATGGCAAAGATTGCTGGCACCGCCATGCTGGAGCGGGTCTGGCGCATCGCTAAGGCGGTAGAGCGGGTGGATGCGGTTTATGTCGCCACTGATGACGACCGAATTGCCAAGCTAGTCACCGATTTCGGCGGTGAGGCGGTGATGACCCCGACCACTTGCCGGAACGGGACGGAGCGATCACTGGCGACCCTGGCAGAAATCGACGTACAGCCAGATATCGTCTTGAACCTTCAGGGCGATGCGGTCCTAACCCCACCCTGGATTTTGCAGGCGCTGGTTGATGCGATGCAGGATGATGTCGGCCTCACGATGGCAACCCCGGCGGTACGAATGACGGCAAAACAAGTGGCAGATTTGGTCGCCGCGAAAGCTGACGGCCAAGTTAGTGGCACCACCGTCACCTTCGACAGCAAATACCGCGCCCTCTACTTCTCCAAACGGGTAATCCCCTATGTCCGTGGGCGATCAGATGCACCGCCGATCTACCGCCACATTGGCTTATATGCCTATCGCCGGGATGTGCTGGAAACGCTGTGCGGCCTGGAGCCAGGACCGCTTGAGCAGGCAGAGCAATTGGAACAACTGCGCGCCCTCGAAAACGGCATTGGTATCCAGGTAGTTGAAGTTGATTACCGAGGTCGAACCCATTGGTCGGTCGATGCCCCAGAGGATGTGGTGAAGGTTGAAGAGCTAATCGCCGAGGAAGGCGAGCTGGTCGACCTCACCTGA
- the atpA gene encoding F0F1 ATP synthase subunit alpha, with translation MEIRAAEISSILKQQIENFGAEADVAEVGTVLSVGDGVARVHGLDNVQAGEMVEFPGAIRGMALNLESDNVGVVIFGEDRTIKEGDQVKRTGAIVEVPVGKGLLGRVVDPLGNPIDGKGPIEDAEMKRVEVKAPGIIPRKSVHEPMQTGLKAIDALVPIGRGQRELIIGDRQTGKTAVAIDSILNQKSINQGDDESKKLYCVYVAIGQKRSTVAQIVKTLEENGAMEYSVVVAATASEAAPLQFLAPYAGCAMSEYFRDNGMHSLIIYDDLSKQAVAYRQMSLLLRRPPGREAYPGDVFYIHSRLLERAAKMNEDYGAGSQTALPIIETQAGDVSAYIPTNVISITDGQIFLETGLFYKGVRPAINVGISVSRVGSAAQIKAMKQVAGSIKLELAQYREMEAFAQFASDLDASTQRLLARGARLTELLKQGQYSPQKVEEQVAVIFAGVNGFLDDIEVKQVVAYEEGLLQELRAGGKGILDKIAAEQKLTDEIEAELKTFIGNYTESFAA, from the coding sequence ATGGAAATCCGCGCCGCTGAGATTTCTTCTATCCTTAAGCAACAGATTGAGAACTTCGGTGCTGAAGCCGATGTCGCTGAGGTGGGCACCGTGCTCTCCGTTGGTGACGGTGTTGCCCGTGTCCACGGGTTGGACAACGTTCAGGCCGGTGAGATGGTCGAATTCCCGGGTGCAATCCGCGGGATGGCGCTGAACCTCGAGAGCGACAATGTTGGTGTCGTGATCTTCGGTGAAGACCGGACGATTAAAGAGGGTGACCAGGTCAAGCGGACCGGCGCCATCGTGGAAGTGCCAGTTGGTAAGGGTCTGCTGGGTCGCGTTGTCGACCCGCTGGGTAACCCAATCGACGGTAAAGGCCCGATCGAAGACGCTGAAATGAAGCGTGTGGAAGTTAAGGCCCCCGGCATTATCCCACGTAAGTCGGTCCATGAGCCGATGCAGACCGGCCTCAAAGCAATTGATGCCCTGGTGCCAATTGGTCGTGGCCAGCGCGAGCTGATCATTGGTGACCGTCAGACCGGTAAAACCGCGGTCGCGATTGACTCGATCCTGAACCAAAAATCGATCAACCAAGGCGATGACGAGAGCAAGAAGCTCTACTGCGTCTATGTCGCGATTGGTCAGAAGCGTTCCACGGTCGCCCAGATTGTTAAGACGCTCGAAGAAAACGGCGCGATGGAATACTCTGTTGTCGTCGCTGCGACCGCGTCTGAAGCGGCACCGCTGCAGTTCCTGGCGCCATATGCCGGTTGCGCGATGTCCGAGTACTTCCGCGACAACGGCATGCACAGCCTGATCATTTATGATGATCTGTCCAAGCAGGCGGTTGCCTATCGTCAGATGTCCCTGCTGCTTCGTCGCCCACCGGGCCGTGAAGCGTATCCTGGTGACGTCTTCTACATTCACTCCCGTCTGCTCGAGCGTGCGGCGAAGATGAATGAAGACTACGGCGCTGGCTCACAAACCGCCCTGCCAATCATTGAAACTCAAGCGGGTGACGTCTCGGCCTATATCCCGACCAACGTGATTTCGATTACCGACGGTCAGATCTTCCTCGAGACCGGCCTGTTCTATAAGGGTGTTCGCCCTGCGATTAACGTCGGTATCTCGGTGAGCCGGGTTGGTTCCGCCGCACAGATTAAGGCGATGAAGCAGGTTGCTGGCTCGATTAAGCTTGAGCTTGCCCAGTATCGTGAGATGGAAGCGTTCGCACAGTTCGCCTCCGACCTTGATGCCTCAACCCAGCGCCTTCTGGCCCGTGGTGCCCGCCTGACCGAGCTTCTGAAGCAAGGCCAGTACAGCCCGCAAAAGGTTGAAGAGCAGGTTGCTGTGATCTTCGCCGGTGTGAACGGCTTCCTCGACGATATCGAGGTGAAGCAGGTCGTTGCCTATGAAGAAGGTCTGCTGCAAGAGCTGCGTGCCGGTGGCAAGGGCATCCTTGACAAGATCGCCGCTGAGCAGAAGCTCACCGATGAAATCGAAGCTGAGCTGAAAACCTTCATCGGCAACTACACCGAGAGCTTCGCCGCCTAA
- the atpD gene encoding F0F1 ATP synthase subunit beta has protein sequence MAKASNVTGQISQVLGAVVDVQFEGDLPAIMNALTTKIDDRELVLEVAQHLGENTVRAIAMDTTDGLVRGQEVTDSGNAISVPVGPATLGRIMNVIGEPIDDAGPVNAAETAPIHRDAPEFVDQATEAEVLVTGIKVVDLLAPYAKGGKIGLFGGAGVGKTVLIQELINNIAKGHGGVSVFAGVGERTREGNDLYYEMVDSGVIQKDGDGSKVALVFGQMNEPPGARARVGLTGLTMAEYFRDKEGQDVLFFVDNIFRFTQAGAEVSALLGRIPSAVGYQPTLSTDMGTLQERITSTKNGSITSVQAIYVPADDLTDPAPATSFSHLDATTVLSRQIAELGIYPAVDPLDSTSRILDPRVVGDEHYAVAREVQRVLQTYKSLQDIIAILGMDELSEEDKLIVARARKIQRFLSQPFHVAEVFTGFPGVFVQLEDTIKGFKAICAGEYDHLPEAAFYMVGTIEEAVEKAKKMAAEAA, from the coding sequence ATGGCTAAGGCAAGCAACGTTACCGGACAGATTTCCCAGGTTCTGGGCGCTGTCGTCGACGTGCAGTTTGAAGGCGACCTGCCGGCGATCATGAACGCGCTGACCACCAAAATCGATGACCGGGAGTTGGTTCTCGAAGTGGCGCAGCACCTCGGTGAAAACACCGTTCGCGCGATCGCTATGGACACCACCGATGGTCTGGTTCGTGGCCAGGAAGTTACCGATAGCGGCAACGCCATCTCCGTGCCGGTCGGCCCAGCCACCCTTGGCCGGATCATGAACGTGATTGGTGAGCCGATTGATGATGCGGGCCCAGTGAACGCTGCTGAGACCGCACCGATCCACCGCGACGCGCCAGAGTTTGTCGATCAGGCAACCGAAGCTGAAGTCCTCGTCACCGGTATTAAGGTCGTTGACCTCCTCGCCCCTTACGCAAAGGGCGGCAAAATCGGCCTGTTCGGCGGTGCTGGCGTTGGTAAGACCGTTCTTATTCAGGAACTGATCAACAACATCGCTAAGGGCCACGGTGGTGTGTCCGTGTTCGCCGGTGTTGGTGAGCGGACCCGCGAAGGTAATGACCTTTACTATGAGATGGTCGATAGCGGCGTCATTCAGAAAGACGGCGACGGCTCTAAGGTGGCCCTGGTCTTCGGTCAGATGAACGAGCCGCCAGGTGCGCGTGCCCGTGTTGGCCTGACCGGTCTGACCATGGCTGAGTATTTCCGCGATAAAGAAGGCCAGGACGTCCTGTTCTTCGTCGATAACATCTTCCGCTTCACCCAGGCGGGTGCAGAGGTGTCGGCGCTTCTCGGTCGTATTCCTTCAGCGGTGGGTTATCAGCCAACCCTGTCTACCGATATGGGTACGCTGCAAGAGCGTATTACCTCGACCAAGAATGGTTCGATCACCTCGGTCCAGGCCATTTACGTCCCTGCGGATGACTTGACTGACCCGGCACCAGCAACCTCGTTCAGCCACTTGGATGCAACCACCGTTCTGTCGCGTCAGATCGCTGAGCTTGGCATCTACCCTGCGGTTGACCCACTGGATTCCACCAGCCGGATCCTTGATCCACGGGTTGTTGGTGATGAGCACTATGCGGTTGCCCGTGAGGTTCAGCGCGTTCTGCAGACCTATAAGTCCCTGCAGGACATCATCGCCATTCTGGGTATGGATGAGCTTTCCGAGGAAGATAAGCTGATCGTGGCACGCGCCCGTAAGATCCAGCGCTTCCTGAGCCAACCATTCCACGTTGCTGAGGTCTTCACCGGCTTCCCAGGTGTGTTTGTTCAGCTGGAAGACACCATTAAAGGCTTTAAGGCAATCTGCGCTGGTGAGTATGACCACCTGCCAGAGGCTGCGTTCTACATGGTCGGTACGATCGAAGAAGCAGTTGAAAAAGCGAAGAAAATGGCTGCTGAAGCTGCTTAA
- a CDS encoding phosphatidate cytidylyltransferase → MKVIFGAVLVLALATGLTLVLQKRRGKAKTAELTARILGWWIIFGFLTPVLFGPPVVGVIVLALIAFLALREYASIMPLRPADRWALALAYLAVPVQTFFIVTMEYGFFIILVPVYLFMILPVALVLMGETQRFIVSLGTLHWGVMMAVYALGHAAFLLMLPEMHNGPAAVGEGLGLLLLLFIITGGNDVAQYCWGKLLGKRKIVPQVSPNKTWEGFVGGVVTSALVAVLIAPILSPIEGWMAAALGAGLAAAGFLGDVTVSAVKRDLGVKDTGTALPGHGGLLDRLDSTVFTAPLMFHVCRYFFYS, encoded by the coding sequence ATGAAGGTCATTTTTGGCGCTGTGTTGGTGCTTGCCCTGGCCACCGGGTTGACCCTGGTGCTGCAGAAGCGGCGCGGTAAGGCCAAGACGGCAGAACTGACCGCCCGCATTCTGGGCTGGTGGATTATCTTCGGCTTCCTAACGCCTGTCTTGTTTGGTCCGCCGGTGGTTGGGGTGATCGTACTGGCCCTGATCGCCTTCCTGGCTTTGCGTGAATATGCCTCGATCATGCCGCTCCGCCCCGCTGATCGCTGGGCCTTGGCTTTGGCCTATTTAGCGGTGCCGGTCCAAACCTTCTTCATCGTCACTATGGAGTACGGGTTCTTCATTATCCTGGTGCCCGTCTACCTCTTTATGATCTTGCCGGTTGCCCTTGTCCTAATGGGCGAGACCCAGCGGTTCATCGTCTCCCTCGGCACGTTGCATTGGGGGGTGATGATGGCCGTCTACGCCCTCGGTCATGCTGCATTCCTCCTCATGTTGCCTGAGATGCATAACGGCCCCGCCGCGGTGGGTGAGGGGCTTGGCCTGCTATTGCTGCTGTTCATCATCACGGGCGGCAATGATGTGGCGCAGTATTGCTGGGGTAAGCTTCTCGGGAAGCGCAAGATCGTGCCCCAGGTCAGCCCAAACAAAACCTGGGAAGGGTTTGTCGGTGGGGTGGTGACCAGCGCCTTGGTCGCCGTGCTAATTGCCCCCATCCTCTCACCAATTGAGGGTTGGATGGCCGCCGCTCTGGGGGCTGGTTTGGCCGCCGCGGGTTTCCTTGGTGATGTCACGGTATCGGCGGTGAAGCGCGATCTGGGCGTGAAGGACACGGGCACGGCGCTGCCCGGCCATGGTGGCTTGCTAGATCGCTTGGACAGCACGGTGTTCACCGCACCGCTTATGTTCCATGTGTGCCGCTACTTCTTCTATAGCTAG
- a CDS encoding alkene reductase — MTNTNHAALFEPLKLGGIDVLNRVLMAPLTRNRAHPDGTPAEMAIEYYRQRAGAGLIFTEATQVSAMGKGYINTPGIYTDGHAAAWKKITDAVHEAGGKIAIQLWHVGRISHSSLLPNNAKPYAPSAIAAKSQTFIETGMVDVSEPQAITVEEIKATVAEYRHAAELAKQAGFDAIEIHSANGYLIDQFIRDGSNKRTDEYGGPIENRIRFLKEVTEAVLEVWPADKVGFRLSPTGGFNDMSDSDPAATFSAVAKAMNAYGLAFLHMVEEFPGEESSAEDQAVNKAVREAWTGAYIANGGFDAAKADAAVASGAADAVAFGRPFISNPDLPKRIAKGASLTEPDQTTFYGGDGKCYTDYPTLEQEAAA; from the coding sequence ATGACCAATACGAACCATGCCGCCCTGTTTGAGCCGCTAAAGCTCGGCGGGATTGATGTGCTAAACCGGGTCTTAATGGCCCCCTTAACCCGTAACCGAGCCCACCCTGACGGCACCCCCGCTGAGATGGCGATTGAGTATTATCGCCAGCGTGCTGGTGCCGGCCTGATCTTTACTGAGGCGACCCAGGTTAGTGCCATGGGTAAGGGCTATATCAACACCCCTGGTATCTACACCGACGGCCATGCCGCTGCATGGAAGAAGATTACGGATGCCGTGCATGAGGCTGGCGGCAAGATTGCCATCCAGCTTTGGCATGTTGGCCGGATCAGCCATAGCTCGCTGCTCCCTAACAATGCCAAGCCCTATGCCCCATCGGCGATAGCCGCCAAGTCCCAGACCTTTATTGAGACGGGGATGGTTGATGTGTCAGAGCCGCAGGCGATCACCGTTGAGGAGATCAAGGCGACTGTTGCCGAGTACCGGCATGCCGCCGAACTGGCCAAACAGGCAGGTTTTGATGCAATCGAGATCCACTCCGCCAATGGCTATCTAATCGACCAGTTCATCAGGGATGGCAGTAATAAGCGGACCGATGAGTATGGCGGCCCGATTGAAAACCGGATCCGGTTCTTGAAAGAGGTGACCGAGGCCGTGCTTGAGGTCTGGCCTGCCGATAAGGTGGGTTTCCGCCTATCACCAACCGGTGGTTTCAACGACATGTCGGATAGCGATCCGGCGGCCACCTTCTCTGCGGTGGCAAAGGCGATGAATGCCTATGGTCTCGCCTTCCTGCACATGGTTGAGGAATTCCCAGGCGAGGAAAGCAGTGCCGAGGATCAGGCGGTGAATAAAGCGGTGCGCGAGGCTTGGACCGGGGCGTATATCGCCAATGGCGGGTTTGATGCCGCAAAGGCTGATGCCGCTGTCGCCTCAGGCGCTGCCGATGCGGTTGCCTTTGGCCGTCCCTTCATCTCAAACCCTGATCTGCCTAAGCGGATTGCAAAGGGTGCAAGCCTAACTGAGCCAGACCAAACCACCTTCTATGGTGGTGATGGCAAGTGCTACACCGACTATCCAACCTTGGAGCAAGAGGCCGCAGCCTAA
- the atpC gene encoding ATP synthase F1 subunit epsilon: protein MAEEKIRLELVSPEKLLLTEEVGMVILPGSDGQFGVLAKHIPLVSTLDPGAIDVYQDGKVDQRIFVSGGFVEVDGERCIVLAEDAMPLDSLEADDVRQECRNLKEDLDGADGEAATILARRKLDVAEAKLAAVTGESVATY, encoded by the coding sequence ATGGCAGAAGAGAAAATTCGCCTAGAGCTGGTTTCACCAGAGAAGCTCTTGCTGACCGAAGAGGTTGGCATGGTGATTCTGCCTGGCTCCGACGGTCAGTTTGGTGTGCTGGCAAAGCATATCCCACTGGTCTCAACCCTCGATCCTGGTGCGATTGATGTCTATCAGGACGGCAAAGTCGATCAGCGTATCTTCGTCTCCGGCGGTTTCGTCGAAGTTGATGGCGAGCGCTGCATCGTGCTGGCTGAAGATGCCATGCCATTGGACAGCTTAGAGGCTGATGATGTCCGCCAAGAGTGCCGCAACCTCAAAGAGGATCTGGACGGCGCCGATGGTGAGGCCGCCACGATCCTCGCGCGACGTAAGCTTGACGTTGCAGAGGCAAAGCTGGCCGCGGTTACCGGCGAAAGCGTCGCAACCTACTAG